One window of the Cryptomeria japonica chromosome 7, Sugi_1.0, whole genome shotgun sequence genome contains the following:
- the LOC131028375 gene encoding 2-methyl-6-phytyl-1,4-hydroquinone methyltransferase, chloroplastic — MKTSTRPNSKPRFIQHKQEAYWYYRFLSILYDRIINSCWTADMREDALEPLDLCRRDLTVVDVGGGTGFTTMGIIEHVDAKNIIILDQSPHQLAKAKEKEPLKECKIMEGDAEDLPFPTDYADRYVSAGSIEYWPDPQRGVAEAYRVVKEGGKACIIGPVYPKLWLSRFFADMWMLFPKEEEYIEWFTKAGFVDVKLKRVGPKWYRGARRFGLIIGCSVTGVKPVNGLSPLQLGPKVEDVKNSVNSISFLIRFIMGSTASAYFVLVPLYMWIKDKIVQKDQPI; from the exons ATGAAGACCAGCACAAGGCCAAATTCAAAACCTCGCTTTATTCAGCACAAACAGGAAGCATATTGGTATTACAGATTCCTGTCCATCTTATATGACCGAATTATTAACAGTTGCTGGACAGCAGACATGAGAGAAGATGCTCTTGAACCATTAGATCTCTGTAGGAGAGACTTGACTGTTGTGGATGTTGGAGGTGGCACTGGATTTACCACAATGGGTATTATTGAGCATGTTGATGCAAAGAACATAATCATTCTGGATCAGTCTCCTCATCAGCTTGCTAAAGCCAAAGAGAAGGAGCCCCTTAAAGAATGCAAGATCATGGAGGGTGATGCAGAGGACCTCCCATTTCCTACTGATTATGCAGATAGATATGTGTCTGCTGGAAG CATAGAGTATTGGCCAGATCCACAAAGAGGAGTTGCAGAAGCTTACAGAGTTGTGAAAGAAGGTGGAAAAGCATGTATTATTGGTCCAGTTTATCCAAAACTATGGCTATCTCGTTTCTTTGCAGACATGTGGATGTTATTTCCTAAGGAGGAGGAATACATTGAATGGTTTACAAAAGCAGGCTTTGTAGATGTGAAACTAAAAAGAGTTGGCCCAAAGTGGTACAGAGGTGCACGTAGATTTGGCTTGATTATTGGTTGTTCTGTCACTGGTGTTAAACCAGTAAATGGTCTTTCTCCATTACAG CTTGGACCTAAAGTTGAGGATGTGAAAAACTCAGTAAACTCTATATCATTTCTTATCAGATTTATTATGGGAAGCACTGCATCTGCATATTTTGTCTTGGTGCCACTTTACATGTGGATCAAAGATAAAATTGTTCAAAAAGATCAACCAATTTAA